A genome region from Euryarchaeota archaeon includes the following:
- a CDS encoding translation initiation factor IF-2 subunit alpha, producing the protein MSSKGDFPEEGELVVGTVREVKNFGAFVVLEEYPGKEGFIHIAEIATGWVKYVRDHVRENQKVVCKVIGVDRSKGHVDLSLKKVNEHQRRESISEWKNETKASKLLEILATELNIPKEKADREIGGLLVEKFGTLYRAFETAAASPEELKGEGIDGAWVARFVKIAQDNISIPFVEVKGVLDLTSYAPDGVKKLKSALEKAGTSDYEDVEITLKYLGAPRYLIKVKAPDYKVAEDELRKAAERIVNEMKKHGGEASFSREVPTEKPAA; encoded by the coding sequence ATGTCCTCGAAGGGGGACTTTCCAGAGGAAGGAGAACTCGTCGTCGGCACCGTAAGAGAGGTGAAGAACTTCGGCGCCTTCGTCGTCCTCGAGGAGTACCCCGGAAAGGAAGGCTTCATCCACATCGCAGAGATCGCCACGGGCTGGGTCAAGTACGTCCGAGACCACGTGCGCGAGAACCAGAAGGTCGTCTGCAAGGTCATAGGCGTCGACCGCTCGAAAGGCCACGTCGACCTGTCGCTCAAGAAGGTCAATGAACACCAACGGCGGGAGAGCATCTCGGAGTGGAAGAACGAGACGAAGGCCTCGAAACTCCTTGAGATACTGGCGACCGAACTGAACATCCCGAAGGAGAAGGCCGACCGGGAGATCGGCGGGCTTCTCGTCGAGAAGTTCGGGACACTCTACCGTGCTTTCGAGACCGCCGCCGCGAGCCCGGAGGAATTGAAGGGCGAAGGCATCGACGGCGCGTGGGTCGCGAGGTTCGTGAAGATCGCCCAGGACAACATCTCTATCCCGTTCGTGGAGGTCAAGGGTGTTTTGGACCTCACGAGCTACGCCCCCGACGGCGTCAAGAAACTGAAATCCGCCTTGGAGAAGGCAGGGACTTCCGATTACGAGGACGTCGAGATAACGCTCAAGTACCTCGGAGCACCCAGGTACCTCATCAAGGTCAAAGCGCCCGACTACAAGGTCGCCGAGGACGAACTGAGGAAGGCGGCCGAACGCATCGTGAACGAGATGAAGAAACACGGCGGCGAGGCATCTTTCAGCAGGGAAGTCCCGACCGAGAAACCGGCCGCATGA
- a CDS encoding 30S ribosomal protein S27e: protein MAKERFPGTVSKFLKVKCPDCGNDQVLFNKASTVVNCLVCGSNLAQPAGGLAELKGEVVGEVE, encoded by the coding sequence ATGGCCAAAGAGAGATTCCCGGGGACCGTATCGAAGTTCCTCAAAGTGAAATGCCCTGACTGCGGAAACGACCAAGTGCTCTTCAACAAGGCGTCGACGGTCGTGAACTGCCTCGTCTGCGGCAGCAACCTCGCACAACCGGCGGGTGGGCTCGCCGAACTCAAGGGCGAAGTTGTCGGAGAAGTCGAGTGA
- a CDS encoding 50S ribosomal protein L44e, giving the protein MKLPRAISRYCPNCKKHQQHDVERVKKRRTSELKQGQRRFRRATAGYRGFPRPKPEGREKPTKRVNLRYRCKVCKKAHQPPSERAKKFELVE; this is encoded by the coding sequence GTGAAACTTCCCCGCGCTATCTCCCGATACTGCCCCAACTGCAAAAAGCACCAACAGCACGACGTCGAGCGCGTCAAGAAACGACGCACGTCGGAGTTGAAGCAAGGGCAGCGGCGATTCAGGCGGGCGACCGCCGGTTACCGCGGTTTCCCGCGTCCGAAACCGGAGGGCCGCGAAAAACCGACGAAGCGCGTGAACCTGAGGTACAGGTGCAAGGTCTGCAAGAAGGCGCATCAACCGCCGTCGGAACGCGCCAAGAAATTCGAACTGGTGGAGTGA
- a CDS encoding class I SAM-dependent methyltransferase, with amino-acid sequence MVKSRGLPAPFTGTGPLRLLEIGAGKRSDLDSWPEVAAARASLRRIELVRNDIVPFDGVDVVHDLSKRPWPFRDAEFDGVVAVQVLEHLEDLGEVMEEICRIVKPGGRALVEVPYALSKAYFQDFTHKTPFTENTFDYFAPDGEAPPWSDYNYYSRARLRTKRLEVIPDLAPFMGVGPHGIEKYLGNATLRATRFLFDRGPLAMRFVLEVVGLKG; translated from the coding sequence ATGGTCAAGTCCCGAGGCCTGCCAGCGCCCTTCACAGGTACAGGCCCGCTGCGGCTCCTGGAGATCGGCGCGGGAAAGAGAAGCGATCTCGACTCGTGGCCCGAGGTCGCGGCCGCGCGCGCAAGCCTTAGGAGAATCGAGCTGGTCCGAAACGACATCGTGCCGTTTGACGGCGTGGACGTCGTCCACGACCTTTCCAAACGGCCGTGGCCGTTCCGGGACGCCGAGTTCGATGGCGTCGTCGCCGTACAGGTACTGGAACACCTCGAAGACCTTGGTGAGGTCATGGAGGAGATCTGCCGCATCGTAAAGCCTGGTGGGCGAGCCCTCGTGGAGGTGCCCTACGCCTTGAGCAAGGCGTATTTCCAGGACTTCACGCACAAGACGCCTTTCACGGAGAACACGTTCGATTACTTCGCCCCCGATGGCGAGGCCCCACCGTGGAGCGATTACAACTACTACTCCCGGGCTCGCCTTCGCACGAAACGGCTTGAGGTGATCCCCGACCTCGCCCCGTTCATGGGTGTAGGCCCGCATGGAATCGAGAAATACCTCGGCAACGCGACCCTACGGGCCACCCGCTTCCTTTTCGACCGTGGCCCGCTTGCCATGCGCTTCGTCCTTGAGGTCGTGGGGCTGAAGGGTTGA
- a CDS encoding glycosyltransferase, giving the protein MMVYQTPHPVHRDWAQAAGMALHPWLPRPGPYPAIPLRDLDAALHVPRCDVAVAEGGGPAGACALANRIGRVKRAVVLAADETWSRLRRGVPSPLPRGERWWWRAFSGWLDGAIAVSPYVRDDLKVLLPDLPVEVVRPHVLQDVRKSLETIEPALEGSKILHISHASGKNGTAVLMEAFAEVRRHVPAAELHIIGDARGTFGDRPSAGVVEHGRVESIAPLLRDSALFALPGLGQASPVSTLEAMVAGVPALVSTETGTKDIVAGVDTGLVAGTGVDAITEAILDYLELGSDKRRELGRRARRLTSDLTPENQGASFERALASLAAVD; this is encoded by the coding sequence GTGATGGTCTACCAGACGCCCCATCCCGTGCATCGCGATTGGGCGCAGGCCGCCGGGATGGCGCTCCACCCGTGGCTTCCCCGCCCGGGGCCCTACCCGGCGATTCCGTTGAGGGACCTCGATGCGGCCCTCCACGTCCCGAGGTGCGACGTCGCCGTGGCGGAAGGGGGAGGCCCCGCTGGAGCTTGCGCGCTTGCCAACCGCATCGGCCGTGTCAAACGGGCGGTCGTACTCGCAGCCGATGAGACGTGGTCGCGTCTCCGGCGAGGCGTCCCGTCCCCGCTCCCCCGGGGCGAGCGGTGGTGGTGGCGCGCATTCTCGGGCTGGCTCGACGGCGCGATAGCCGTGAGTCCCTACGTGAGAGACGATCTGAAGGTGTTGCTACCAGACCTTCCGGTCGAGGTCGTCCGACCCCATGTCCTCCAGGATGTCAGAAAGTCGCTCGAAACCATCGAGCCCGCGCTTGAAGGGTCGAAGATCCTCCACATCTCGCATGCGTCGGGCAAGAACGGGACCGCGGTCCTCATGGAAGCGTTCGCTGAGGTAAGGCGACACGTGCCGGCTGCGGAGCTCCACATCATTGGTGACGCGCGCGGCACCTTCGGGGACCGCCCTTCGGCCGGCGTAGTGGAACATGGTCGCGTCGAATCGATTGCACCACTCCTTCGAGATAGCGCCCTCTTCGCGCTCCCTGGCCTAGGCCAGGCCTCACCCGTGTCGACCCTTGAGGCGATGGTGGCAGGAGTCCCAGCGCTCGTATCGACGGAGACCGGGACCAAGGACATCGTGGCCGGGGTCGACACTGGGCTTGTCGCGGGAACGGGCGTGGATGCCATCACGGAGGCGATCTTGGATTACCTGGAACTTGGTTCCGACAAGCGCCGCGAACTAGGCCGGCGCGCCCGACGTCTGACGTCGGACCTCACGCCGGAGAATCAGGGGGCCTCCTTCGAACGCGCCCTCGCCTCGCTCGCGGCCGTCGACTAG
- a CDS encoding DUF2240 family protein: MDEYEMALALAFKRRGKGTLTEAELRQVLSFELNWYTPTDARRFIDEVRRRGLVKEDGEFLVVASAAGPVDAPLDFKPPRPSALDAPSVRERIALLPESSGVSTVEVGEALASLEARTRGLHSRDALTLFVLARHGVDVRSLARELSDEILR; this comes from the coding sequence TTGGACGAATACGAGATGGCTTTGGCCCTCGCCTTCAAGCGGCGCGGGAAAGGGACGCTCACCGAGGCGGAACTGCGCCAGGTGCTGAGTTTCGAGCTCAACTGGTACACCCCGACGGACGCCCGGCGCTTCATAGACGAAGTCCGCCGGCGAGGCCTCGTCAAGGAGGACGGGGAGTTCCTCGTCGTGGCCTCGGCGGCCGGTCCCGTCGACGCTCCGCTAGATTTCAAGCCCCCGCGGCCCAGTGCGCTTGACGCACCGTCGGTGCGCGAACGGATAGCCCTTCTTCCGGAGTCAAGCGGTGTCTCGACGGTCGAAGTGGGCGAAGCGTTGGCCTCGCTCGAGGCGCGGACTCGCGGCCTTCATTCAAGGGATGCCCTCACGTTGTTCGTTCTCGCGCGGCATGGCGTCGACGTCCGGTCGCTCGCGCGTGAACTCTCCGACGAGATCCTCCGCTGA
- a CDS encoding tripartite tricarboxylate transporter permease translates to MTDPASYTALLVGAALAGSVLGLVPGFHSNTLALFGLASIPFMLAQLPTLTIQESSALLVAFSMAGAMGAIVPGTILGAYDERQALSALPAQKLFLSGRFHEAVTLSVAGSLAGLSIGLLLVFAGASIFLPPSTASSDLRSALPALLLCATIALVVTEKGAVPYRRVITPCPFGVVRGDGAFSRQTPVTGLTVTGTVDAVSKRGFVLETPTGRVRVEDDIGWLDDIGEGDQLRVRGSVSYWVGPWSRLLAIFVGALLFVASGLLGLLLPLVHVESPVGFPSSPIFPVLAGLFGLPSLLLALDAAPVERRQQLFEAAQPTKEFLGDSACGAVAGAIVGLLPGVTPAAAATLLSPSEIDAERSIVRFSAAEAANGLAALCALFLLGSTRSGEAAALSRLAIDLSWADLLPGPAVIGVLVGAATAMVVGGVVAVSLSGALVGLIAGGGARRVALLGLALTAVFVLLFTGASGLLLYFVCGGLGTVPLVARVRRTNLLGVLIVPVLVSLWGVGWM, encoded by the coding sequence ATGACTGACCCGGCGTCGTACACCGCCCTTCTCGTAGGCGCCGCCCTCGCAGGCAGCGTCCTTGGCCTCGTTCCCGGATTCCATTCGAACACTCTCGCCTTGTTCGGCCTCGCCTCCATCCCCTTCATGTTGGCTCAACTTCCCACGCTCACGATCCAGGAGAGCTCTGCCCTTCTCGTCGCCTTCTCGATGGCCGGCGCCATGGGGGCGATCGTCCCTGGGACGATCCTTGGCGCCTACGACGAGCGGCAGGCGCTATCGGCTCTGCCGGCCCAGAAGCTCTTCCTCAGCGGCCGCTTCCACGAGGCCGTGACGCTTTCCGTCGCAGGCAGCCTCGCCGGCCTTTCGATCGGTCTCCTCCTCGTTTTCGCGGGAGCGTCCATCTTCCTCCCTCCATCGACGGCTTCAAGCGACCTGCGTTCGGCCCTTCCCGCGCTTCTTCTATGCGCGACGATCGCCTTGGTGGTCACGGAGAAGGGCGCCGTGCCGTATCGCCGAGTGATCACGCCGTGCCCGTTCGGGGTAGTTCGCGGCGATGGCGCTTTCTCGAGGCAGACGCCGGTCACGGGACTCACCGTGACGGGGACGGTGGATGCCGTGTCCAAACGTGGCTTCGTACTCGAAACCCCGACCGGTCGCGTAAGAGTCGAGGACGACATAGGATGGCTCGACGACATCGGCGAGGGGGATCAGTTGCGCGTTCGAGGTTCCGTTTCTTACTGGGTGGGGCCGTGGTCGCGCCTTCTTGCGATCTTCGTCGGCGCCCTCCTCTTCGTTGCGAGCGGTCTTCTCGGTCTGTTGCTTCCGCTCGTCCACGTCGAATCGCCCGTGGGTTTCCCATCCTCCCCCATTTTCCCGGTCCTTGCGGGCCTATTCGGACTCCCGTCGTTGCTTTTGGCTCTCGATGCGGCCCCCGTAGAGCGGCGCCAACAACTCTTCGAGGCGGCCCAGCCGACGAAAGAGTTCCTTGGCGATTCGGCGTGCGGCGCGGTCGCGGGGGCGATCGTCGGTCTCCTTCCGGGCGTCACGCCGGCCGCTGCGGCGACGCTCTTGTCCCCCTCGGAGATCGACGCCGAACGCTCCATCGTCCGCTTCTCCGCCGCCGAAGCGGCGAACGGGCTTGCGGCACTTTGTGCGCTCTTTCTCCTTGGAAGTACGCGTTCCGGCGAGGCGGCGGCGCTTTCACGCTTGGCCATCGACCTCTCCTGGGCCGATCTCCTGCCCGGCCCTGCAGTGATCGGGGTGCTCGTGGGGGCCGCAACGGCGATGGTCGTGGGGGGCGTGGTTGCGGTCTCGCTTTCGGGCGCCCTGGTAGGTCTAATCGCGGGCGGAGGCGCAAGACGGGTCGCTCTCCTCGGCCTCGCCCTGACGGCCGTCTTCGTGCTCCTTTTCACCGGGGCTTCCGGACTGCTCCTGTACTTCGTTTGCGGCGGTCTCGGGACCGTGCCGCTTGTCGCAAGGGTCCGCAGGACAAATCTCCTCGGCGTCCTCATCGTGCCCGTACTCGTTTCGCTCTGGGGTGTCGGGTGGATGTAA
- a CDS encoding aminopeptidase P family protein, with protein MKSRIKSIFKRAPKTVDAIVLFNAEAPHMDMSFFYATDLVEGGLFEGGGAVLHRDGSCQVLSSLLEEQSARKGREADVLVFTTGKERTEHLKKSVGRAKTVGINAHELTHQNFLYLKKALPGRKFVDVTDAVMKARLYKDEVELERLRKACKLVSKVGDEIPKMLVPGMTEMELSAEINDRMQRYGASGPSFQTIIAFGENAAEPHYSPGERRLKKGDYVLCDFGAFYKMYASDITRTFVFGKATKEMRTVYEIVQEAQEVGFKMIHHGAKASDVHMAVEKVINSTKYKGRFIHSTGHSIGLAVHDGGRIAALSDTTLEETMAFTVEPGIYVPKWGGVRIEDDVVVTKTGCKMLTTAGRDLVEV; from the coding sequence ATGAAGTCCCGCATCAAGTCCATCTTCAAGCGCGCCCCGAAGACCGTCGACGCCATCGTGCTCTTCAACGCCGAAGCGCCGCACATGGACATGAGTTTCTTCTACGCGACCGACCTCGTCGAAGGGGGCCTCTTCGAGGGCGGTGGCGCGGTCCTTCACCGCGACGGCTCGTGCCAGGTCTTGTCATCGCTTCTTGAGGAACAATCGGCGAGGAAGGGTCGCGAGGCGGATGTGCTCGTTTTCACGACCGGCAAGGAGCGCACGGAGCATCTGAAGAAATCCGTGGGGAGAGCGAAGACCGTCGGCATCAACGCGCATGAACTCACTCACCAGAATTTCCTCTACCTCAAGAAGGCGCTTCCCGGGCGCAAATTCGTGGACGTGACCGACGCCGTGATGAAGGCGCGCCTTTACAAGGACGAGGTGGAACTTGAGAGGCTGCGAAAGGCATGCAAGCTCGTCTCCAAGGTGGGCGACGAGATCCCGAAGATGCTCGTCCCCGGTATGACGGAGATGGAGCTCTCGGCGGAGATAAACGACCGCATGCAGCGTTACGGCGCGTCAGGCCCGAGTTTCCAGACGATAATCGCGTTCGGCGAGAACGCGGCCGAGCCCCATTATAGCCCCGGGGAGCGGCGTCTCAAGAAAGGCGACTACGTGCTTTGCGACTTCGGCGCGTTCTACAAAATGTACGCGTCGGATATCACCCGCACGTTCGTCTTCGGGAAAGCGACGAAGGAGATGCGGACGGTCTACGAGATAGTCCAGGAGGCCCAAGAGGTCGGGTTCAAGATGATCCACCACGGCGCGAAGGCGTCGGACGTGCACATGGCGGTGGAGAAGGTCATCAACTCGACGAAGTACAAGGGCCGATTCATCCACTCGACGGGGCATTCCATCGGATTGGCCGTGCATGACGGCGGTCGCATCGCGGCGCTGAGCGACACGACGCTCGAGGAGACGATGGCGTTCACGGTCGAACCGGGGATATACGTCCCGAAATGGGGCGGAGTCCGGATCGAGGATGACGTCGTCGTCACGAAGACCGGGTGCAAGATGTTGACGACGGCCGGCCGCGACCTCGTCGAAGTGTAG